A window from Populus trichocarpa isolate Nisqually-1 chromosome 3, P.trichocarpa_v4.1, whole genome shotgun sequence encodes these proteins:
- the LOC7458191 gene encoding uncharacterized protein LOC7458191, producing the protein MSSDLYALDSSFYHQSTPEIVSPDGADLFFSDPFSPFCDSSIDILQESSNSQNNQCPLENSNSVDSFSPSILSSSPPSHQLENLSLYQTNHLQALANGENLASGYTNFPGLDALEVKTEECQLSFKSTYNQHSFMPHSYSSVENVAKMMQRSYSSNSFEGKPGFLFQPRFDTLLESPNYQSQALSSPENNFLAGQLRRVYSTGDLQNINRTTHATERSLSSPLATESSFIEESNFKVGRYSAEERKERISKYRAKRTQRNFTKTIKYACRKTLADNRPRIRGRFARNDETGEIPKVACSTRDEDEEELWFDGLHEEEDEGAIRGSSGGFVDSFLQPQFQYYGTY; encoded by the exons ATGTCTTCTGATCTTTATGCTCTTGATTCCTCTTTCTACCACCAATCAACTCCAGAAATAGTCTCTCCAGATGGTGCTGATCTTTTCTTCTCTGAccctttttctcctttttgtgACTCATCCATTGATATTCTTCAAGAATCCTCAAACAGCCAAAACAATCAATGCCCACTTGAAAACTCTAACTCTGTAGACAGTTTTAGCCCAAGTATTCTCTCCTCTTCACCTCCAAGTCACCAACTAGAGAATTTGTCACTTTACCAGACAAACCATTTGCAGGCTTTAGCAAATGGTGAAAATCTGGCCAGTGGGTATACTAATTTCCCTGGCTTGGATGCTTTGGAGGTGAAAACCGAGGAATGTCAACTGAGTTTTAAGTCCACTTACAATCAACACTCTTTTATGCCTCATAGTTATAGTAGCGTAGAGAATGTGGCAAAGATGATGCAAAGAAGCTACAGTAGCAATTCTTTTGAAGGCAAGCCTGGCTTTCTCTTTCAACCTCGCTTTGATACTCTCTTGGAGTCTCCAAATTATCAAAGTCAAGCCTTAAGCTCACCTGAAAACAACTTTCTTGCTGGTCAATTGAGGAGGGTTTACAGCACTGGTGATTTACAA AATATTAATAGAACAACGCATGCAACAGAGAGGTCCCTTTCAAGTCCTTTAGCTACAGAGAGCTCGTTTATAGAAGAATCAAACTTCAAAGTAGGACGTTATAGTGCTGAAGAAAGGAAGGAGAGAATCTCAAAGTATAGAGCCAAACGTACCCAAAGAAACTTCACCAAGACAATTAAG TACGCCTGCCGCAAAACACTAGCGGACAACAGACCACGTATACGTGGCAGATTCGCACGAAACGACGAAACTGGCGAGATTCCCAAGGTTGCATGCTCTACCAGAGATGAAGACGAAGAGGAGCTATgg TTTGATGGGTTACACGAAGAGGAAGATGAAGGGGCAATTAGAGGATCATCTGGGGGCTTCGTTGACAGTTTTCTTCAGCCTCAGTTTCAGTACTATGGTACTTACTGA
- the LOC7465875 gene encoding uncharacterized protein LOC7465875, which translates to MASQEHLDKMQLRQNYRNLWHTDLMGTIKADAPYCCLAFWCGPCVSYLLRKRALYNDMSRYVCCAGYMPCSGRCGESRCPELCLATEVFLCFGNSVASTRFMLQDEFNIQTTRCDNCIIGFMFCLQQIACIFSIVAMIVGSEEIQEASQLLSCLADMVYCTVCACMQTQHKIEMDKRDGMFGPQPVMAVPPVQQMSRIDQPIPPSVGYAPQTYGQPYGQPYGYPPQPHQGYPVAGYPPSNYPPPAYPPSGYPK; encoded by the exons ATGGCTTCTCAGGAGCACTTGGACAAGATGCAGTTACGACAGAACTATAGAAATCTCTGGCACACTGATTTAATGGGCACCATTAAAGCTGATGCCCCAT ATTGCTGCTTGGCTTTTTGGTG TGGGCCATGTGTATCATACTTGCTCCGCAAACGAGCACTTTACAATGACATGTCAAG GTACGTTTGTTGTGCTGGTTACATGCCTTGTAGTGGCAGGTGTGGTGAAAGTCGGTGCCCTGAACTTTGTCTTGCCACAGAG GTATTCCTTTGCTTTGGAAATTCAGTGGCCTCTACTCGCTTTATGTTGCAAGATGAATTCAACATTCAAACTACAAGATGTGATAATTGCATTATT GGTTTTATGTTCTGCCTCCAACAAattgcatgcatattttctatAGTTGCAATGATTGTtggaagtgaagaaattcaagagGCTTCCCAGTTGCTATCTTGTTTGGCTGATATGGTGTACTGCAC GGTTTGTGCTTGTATGCAG ACACAACACAAGATTGAAATGGACAAAAGAGACGGCATGTTTGGGCCACAACCGGTGATGGCAGTGCCCCCTGTTCAGCAGATGTCACGCATTGATCAGCCAATTCCTCCCTCAGTTGGATATGCACCTCAAACATACGGACAGCCCTATGGACAACCCTATGGTTATCCACCGCAGCCCCACCAAGGGTACCCCGTAGCAGGTTATCCTCCATCTAACTACCCACCCCCTGCGTATCCACCATCTGGCTATCCAAAGTGA
- the LOC7490912 gene encoding brassinosteroid-responsive RING protein 1: protein MGFPVGYSEIVLPKLLLHTLSFLGFIRKLINTLFHCIGLPDFLEPGISSSSSTENTPPFRVPDFHSHSVSALLIREILPVVKFSELVDPSADSCAVCLYEFEESDEIRRLANCRHIFHKCCLDRWMGYDQITCPLCRTHVIPDDMQESFNERLWAASAITDFYGEYSQIPGL from the coding sequence ATGGGTTTTCCTGTAGGCTATTCAGAAATAGTTCTCCCAAAACTCCTCCTCCACACACTTTCTTTCCTGGGTTTCATTAGAAAACTGATAAACACTCTCTTTCACTGCATAGGTCTCCCTGACTTTCTTGAACCGGgcatttcttcctcttcttcaacTGAGAATACCCCCCCATTTCGTGTCCCTGACTTTCACAGTCACTCTGTTTCTGCCCTTCTGATACGCGAGATCCTTCCTGTTGTCAAGTTTTCGGAGCTTGTTGATCCTTCTGCTGATAGCTGTGCTGTTTGTCTGTACGAGTTTGAAGAGTCCGACGAGATCAGACGGCTTGCAAACTGTCGCCATATATTCCACAAATGCTGTTTGGACCGTTGGATGGGGTATGATCAGATAACTTGTCCACTTTGTAGGACACACGTTATTCCCGATGATATGCAAGAGAGTTTCAATGAAAGGCTATGGGCTGCTTCTGCTATTACTGATTTTTATGGGGAGTATTCACAAATCCCTGGCTTGtag